The Carassius gibelio isolate Cgi1373 ecotype wild population from Czech Republic chromosome B22, carGib1.2-hapl.c, whole genome shotgun sequence genome window below encodes:
- the LOC127987848 gene encoding granzyme-like protein 1: protein MTIISLLLLASLLPHLTFTAHVDVGIVNGRVAKPHSRAYMVSLQINKEHICGGFLIHNQFVLTAAHCRQKNTILTAVIGAHNLKNENEGSVRIAVKSYHKHPGYKPGRPSILNDIMLLRLQKKVKENNKVKIIKIPRQKGDIKADSVCSVAGWGSLRTNGSANDRLMEMKVYIMDNTECETRWGEIYSVPKMMCTYGIGGFCDGDSGGPLVCGDTAVGIVSFHVLDLCNSPMYPNVYTKVSPYLEWINKIIQNFK from the exons ATGACCATCATCTCTCTGCTCCTGCTGGCCTCTCTGCTACCACACCTGACCTTCACTG CTCATGTGGATGTTGGTATAGTGAATGGCCGGGTAGCAAAACCCCACTCCAGAGCTTACATGGTTTCTCTTCAGATTAACAAGGAACATATCTGTGGTGGATTTCTCATTCATAACCAGTTTGTCTTGACTGCTGCACATTGCAGACAAAA AAATACGATACTGACAGCTGTGATTGGGGCACATAACTTAAAGAATGAGAATGAGGGGTCTGTCCGCATCGCAGTGAAGTCTTACCACAAGCATCCAGGCTATAAGCCTGGCAGACCTTCAATCCTGAATGACATTATGCTTTTGAGG CTACAAAAGAAagtcaaagaaaacaataaagtcAAGATTATTAAAATACCAAGACAAAAGGGAGACATCAAAGCCGATTCTGTCTGTAGTGTCGCTGGCTGGGGAAGCCTACGGACTAATGGCTCAGCTAATGATCGTCTAATGGAGATGAAGGTGTATATAATGGATAACACAGAATGTGAAACAAGATGGGGAGAGATATACTCAGTTCCAAAGATGATGTGTACATATGGCATTGGTGGATTCTGCGAT GGAGATTCTGGGGGTCCGTTAGTTTGTGGAGACACTGCAGTTGGTATCGTATCATTTCATGTCTTGGATCTCTGCAATTCGCCTATGTATCCTAATGTGTATACTAAGGTTTCACCTTATCTGGAGTGgatcaacaaaataatacaaaatttcaAGTGA